Proteins encoded by one window of Homoserinimonas aerilata:
- a CDS encoding TatD family hydrolase: MSYPAPPEALTVPVYDNHTHLEMGGDGSRLDYSEALDLAGSVGVRGVVQVGTDVASSRWSAEMAAREPRMLAAVAIHPNDAPELEAAGTLDASLAEIDELAGRPRVRAVGETGLDFFRTGEEGRAAQFRSFEAHIEIAKRHGLALQIHDRDAHDAVIETLLRVGAPERTVFHCFSGDADMARLCTDNGWYLSFAGTVTFKNAPNLREALEAAPRDRILIETDAPYLTPAPHRGRTNASYLIPVTLRFMAEHIGTEPSLLAAQIASNTEAVYGSWDTDLVSTPPVSSLPPHPIA; encoded by the coding sequence ATGAGCTACCCGGCGCCGCCCGAGGCACTCACCGTGCCCGTCTACGACAACCACACCCACCTGGAGATGGGCGGCGACGGCTCGCGCCTCGACTACTCCGAGGCCCTCGACCTGGCCGGCAGCGTCGGCGTGCGCGGCGTCGTGCAGGTGGGCACGGATGTCGCCAGCTCGCGATGGTCGGCCGAGATGGCGGCACGGGAGCCGCGGATGCTCGCCGCCGTCGCCATCCACCCGAACGATGCTCCCGAGCTTGAGGCAGCGGGCACCCTCGACGCATCACTGGCCGAGATCGACGAGCTGGCGGGCCGCCCGCGTGTGCGCGCCGTCGGTGAGACGGGGCTCGACTTCTTCCGCACGGGGGAGGAGGGGCGTGCCGCCCAGTTCCGCTCCTTCGAGGCGCACATCGAGATCGCGAAACGGCACGGCCTGGCGCTGCAGATCCACGACCGTGACGCGCACGACGCCGTCATCGAGACGCTGCTGCGTGTCGGTGCACCGGAGCGCACCGTCTTCCACTGCTTCTCCGGCGATGCCGACATGGCGCGGCTGTGCACCGACAACGGCTGGTACCTGTCGTTCGCCGGAACGGTCACCTTCAAGAACGCGCCCAATCTGCGCGAGGCGCTCGAGGCGGCGCCGCGGGATCGCATCCTGATCGAGACGGATGCCCCCTACCTGACCCCTGCGCCGCACCGCGGCAGGACCAACGCCTCGTACCTGATCCCGGTGACGCTGCGCTTCATGGCCGAGCACATCGGCACGGAGCCGTCGCTGCTGGCCGCGCAGATCGCATCCAACACGGAGGCCGTCTACGGCAGCTGGGACACCGACCTTGTG